A single genomic interval of Oncorhynchus tshawytscha isolate Ot180627B linkage group LG15, Otsh_v2.0, whole genome shotgun sequence harbors:
- the LOC112214907 gene encoding zinc finger MYND domain-containing protein 15-like, which yields MELVSGYRDRMIEFSEAMAQWYRCFQTTRRGRKEPHSDFWGYDFPRYHMDRSPYWILHLLDCAAKPPAAIPRLEQAGVDPSELISSEGESVLMVTDASGLPLGFDVLAGGWAGALGGGEAAGGDGKGALETIQKMVGLLRRCMEAPMTGGLPRRPHMLHVNDKKLHRLLSRCEKALTILKVVLWPQALGDWGLTEVEQVDGGESFSMRWPPTCYCHVCKKHSFPSQLKPW from the exons ATGGAGTTAGTGTCAGGTTACCGTGACCGGATGATTGAGTTCTCGGAGGCTATGGCACAGTGGTATCGCTGCTTCCAGACCACCCGTAGGGGGCGCAAAGAACCACATAGTGATTTCTGGGGGTACGATTTTCCCCGATACCACATGGACCGCTCACCGTACTGGATACTGCACCTGCTGGATTGCGCTGCAAAGCCACCTGCAGCTATTCCACGGCTAGAACAGGCTGGAGTGGACCCCTCCGAGCTCA taAGTAGTGAAGGAGAGAGTGTTCTGATGGTGACGGATGCCTCTGGCCTGCCCCTGGGCTTTGACGTGCTGGCCGGTGGCTGGGCGGGGGCGCTGGGTGGGGGCGAGGCGGCGGGTGGAGATGGGAAGGGGGCCCTGGAGACAATCCAGAAGATGGTAGGACTGCTGAGACGCTGCATGGAGGCCCCCATGACTGGCGGGTTGCCTCGGAGACCACACATGCTCCACGTCAATGACAAGAAGCTTCACAG GTTGCTGAGTAGGTGTGAGAAGGCCCTCACCATTCTGAAGGTGGTTCTGTGGCCCCAGGCCCTGGGTGACTGGGGCCTCACAGAGGTGGAGCAGGTGGACGGAGGAGAGTCCTTCAGTATGCGCTGGCCTCCGACCTGCTACTGTCACGTGTGTAAGAAACACTCCTTCCCCAGTCAGCTGAAACCATGGTaa